DNA from Synergistaceae bacterium:
AGCGTTCATGGAGAGAAGTTCCTTGGCGTTATCCGGCTTGACGCTGCCCCCGTACAGGACCACCGGGGAGCGAGAGACGTTGGTCGTGCTTTCTCCGATCAATTTTTTACTGTAGGCACAGACCTCCTGTGCCTCGGCCGAGGTGGCAGACTTGCCCGTTCCGATGGCCCAAACGGGCTCATACGCGAAAACAATTTTCTCCACTTCAGCGGAACTTCGTCCAGACAGAACGGCGCGCAACTGCCTCGAAACCACATCGAAAGTCTCGTTTCTCTCCCGCTCTTCGAGGGTCTCCCCGTAGCAGAAAACGGGGACGAAAGAGGCGTCCAGGGCGGCTTTGACCTTCTTAGCGATCAGCTCGTCGGATTCGCCGAAGATCGTCCTTCGCTCGCTATGGCCCAAAATCACGTGAGTACAGCCTGCGTCCCTCAGCATGGGAAGGGAGACC
Protein-coding regions in this window:
- the tpiA gene encoding triose-phosphate isomerase, which translates into the protein MKKIYLYGNWKMNMTQGETEEFYKDFATQISENSALLTALGDTLEVAVFPPFISLVAAQSAAKTLKEVKEVKEGKTPLLGAQNAYFEPKGAFTGEVSLPMLRDAGCTHVILGHSERRTIFGESDELIAKKVKAALDASFVPVFCYGETLEERERNETFDVVSRQLRAVLSGRSSAEVEKIVFAYEPVWAIGTGKSATSAEAQEVCAYSKKLIGESTTNVSRSPVVLYGGSVKPDNAKELLSMNAIDGALVGGASLKAKSFLQIYRVYAGIE